The Arachis hypogaea cultivar Tifrunner chromosome 16, arahy.Tifrunner.gnm2.J5K5, whole genome shotgun sequence genome contains a region encoding:
- the LOC112758545 gene encoding pectin acetylesterase 12 isoform X2, which produces MKQNPHCWRLMNHLCFRAILSSWDSPLFILQLPKEQGGGWCNSIRTCVYRKRTRRGSSTFMEKEIPFTGILSNKAEENPDFFNWNRVKIRYCDGASFTGDSEDKTADLQFRGQRIWAAAIEDLMSQGMRFAEQALLSGCSAGGLATIIHCDEFRNLFPRTTRVKCLSDAGLFLDAIDISGGHTLRNFYTGVVGLQGAQKNLPEICTNHLDPTSCFFPQNLIASVRTPLFILNAAYDSWQIQSSIAPPSADPHGYWHDCRLNYAKCTTSQIQFLQGFRIHMLNIIKEFSRSYKNGLFINSCFSHCQSERQDTWFAENSPIVKNKVIAVAVGDWYFDRAGVKVIDCPYPCDNTCHHLVFRS; this is translated from the exons ATGAAACAGAACCCTCATTGCTGGAGGCTCATGAATCATCTTTGTTTCAGAGCAATACTCTCTTCGTGGGACTCACCCTTATTCATACTGCAGCTGCCAAAGGAGCAG GGAGGTGGATGGTGTAACAGCATTAGAACATGTGTTTATCGCAAGAGAACACGGCGTGGATCATCCACATTTATGGAAAAGGAGATTCCTTTTACGGGAATACTGAGCAACAAAGCTGAAGAAAACCCAG ATTTTTTCAATTGGAACAGAGTAAAGATTCGTTATTGTGATGGAGCATCATTTACCGGTGATAGTGAAGACAAG ACAGCAGACCTACAATTCAGAGGACAGAGGATTTGGGCAGCCGCAATAGAAGATTTGATGTCCCAGGGAATGCGCTTTGCCGAGCAG GCTCTTCTCTCCGGATGCTCTGCTGGTGGCTTGGCTACTATCATACACTGCGACGAATTTCGCAACCTCTTTCCTAGGACCACCAGAGTGAAGTGTCTTAGTGATGCCGGATTGTTTCTTGATGC aaTTGATATATCTGGTGGCCATACCCTCAGAAATTTCTACACCGGTGTCGTAGGATTGCAG GGAGCACAGAAGAATTTGCCCGAGATATGTACTAATCATCTTGACCCCACATCG TGCTTCTTCCCCCAGAACTTGATTGCGAGTGTTAGAACCCCGCTATTCATTCTCAATGCTGCTTATGATTCATGGCAG ATCCAATCGAGTATAGCGCCTCCATCAGCAGATCCACATGGATATTGGCATGATTGCAGATTAAACTATGCTAAATGTACTACATCACAGATCCAATTTCTTCAAG GATTCAGGATTCACATGCTGAACATTATAAAAGAGTTCTCAAGATCATACAAGAATGGATTGTTCATCAATTCATGTTTCTCTCACTGCCAATCTGAGAGGCAGGACACATGGTTCGCTGAAAATTCTCCAATCGTGAAGAACAAG GTAATTGCTGTGGCTGTTGGAGATTGGTATTTCGACCGCGCAGGTGTGAAGGTGATTGATTGTCCTTACCCTTGTGATAATACCTGTCACCATCTCGTATTCAGATCATGA
- the LOC112758545 gene encoding pectin acetylesterase 12 isoform X1, translating into MGKLFWLAIAIAIGLVLSNWVHGFQGYEYHHLNETEPSLLEAHESSLFQSNTLFVGLTLIHTAAAKGAVCLDGSLPAYHLHRGYGSGANSWLINLEGGGWCNSIRTCVYRKRTRRGSSTFMEKEIPFTGILSNKAEENPDFFNWNRVKIRYCDGASFTGDSEDKTADLQFRGQRIWAAAIEDLMSQGMRFAEQALLSGCSAGGLATIIHCDEFRNLFPRTTRVKCLSDAGLFLDAIDISGGHTLRNFYTGVVGLQGAQKNLPEICTNHLDPTSCFFPQNLIASVRTPLFILNAAYDSWQIQSSIAPPSADPHGYWHDCRLNYAKCTTSQIQFLQGFRIHMLNIIKEFSRSYKNGLFINSCFSHCQSERQDTWFAENSPIVKNKVIAVAVGDWYFDRAGVKVIDCPYPCDNTCHHLVFRS; encoded by the exons ATGGGGAAACTTTTCTGGCTTGCCATTGCGATTGCGATAGGACTTGTTTTAAGCAACTGGGTTCATGGCTTTCAAGGATATGAATATCACCACTTGAATGAAACAGAACCCTCATTGCTGGAGGCTCATGAATCATCTTTGTTTCAGAGCAATACTCTCTTCGTGGGACTCACCCTTATTCATACTGCAGCTGCCAAAGGAGCAG TGTGCTTGGATGGATCTTTACCTGCTTATCATTTGCATCGGGGTTATGGATCAGGAGCAAACAGCTGGCTTATTAATTTAGAG GGAGGTGGATGGTGTAACAGCATTAGAACATGTGTTTATCGCAAGAGAACACGGCGTGGATCATCCACATTTATGGAAAAGGAGATTCCTTTTACGGGAATACTGAGCAACAAAGCTGAAGAAAACCCAG ATTTTTTCAATTGGAACAGAGTAAAGATTCGTTATTGTGATGGAGCATCATTTACCGGTGATAGTGAAGACAAG ACAGCAGACCTACAATTCAGAGGACAGAGGATTTGGGCAGCCGCAATAGAAGATTTGATGTCCCAGGGAATGCGCTTTGCCGAGCAG GCTCTTCTCTCCGGATGCTCTGCTGGTGGCTTGGCTACTATCATACACTGCGACGAATTTCGCAACCTCTTTCCTAGGACCACCAGAGTGAAGTGTCTTAGTGATGCCGGATTGTTTCTTGATGC aaTTGATATATCTGGTGGCCATACCCTCAGAAATTTCTACACCGGTGTCGTAGGATTGCAG GGAGCACAGAAGAATTTGCCCGAGATATGTACTAATCATCTTGACCCCACATCG TGCTTCTTCCCCCAGAACTTGATTGCGAGTGTTAGAACCCCGCTATTCATTCTCAATGCTGCTTATGATTCATGGCAG ATCCAATCGAGTATAGCGCCTCCATCAGCAGATCCACATGGATATTGGCATGATTGCAGATTAAACTATGCTAAATGTACTACATCACAGATCCAATTTCTTCAAG GATTCAGGATTCACATGCTGAACATTATAAAAGAGTTCTCAAGATCATACAAGAATGGATTGTTCATCAATTCATGTTTCTCTCACTGCCAATCTGAGAGGCAGGACACATGGTTCGCTGAAAATTCTCCAATCGTGAAGAACAAG GTAATTGCTGTGGCTGTTGGAGATTGGTATTTCGACCGCGCAGGTGTGAAGGTGATTGATTGTCCTTACCCTTGTGATAATACCTGTCACCATCTCGTATTCAGATCATGA